In Bufo gargarizans isolate SCDJY-AF-19 chromosome 6, ASM1485885v1, whole genome shotgun sequence, a single genomic region encodes these proteins:
- the TP53INP2 gene encoding tumor protein p53-inducible nuclear protein 2: MFQRFTRLFFSEGPASDPVEPKAFITEEEEDDGWLIIDIPDSYTLTSSRDDVAEGPTDSIDSSPLPHSLGERIGWSISPIPPQSMDESWFVTPPPCFTAEGPGHDALGSSPLEDLLIEHPSMSVYITTGSIVVEEDTHEITRDRSPSKTRVERRTPHHATSVTAKAAILEKVGQVSRIQRAKAVVDRRKLGRKNLQRQNLAREFQGRNTVRHRNYLCQPRQRQCYH, from the exons ATGTTCCAACGCTTCACCCGACTGTTCTTCAGCGAGGGACCAGCCAGTGACCCCGTAGAACCAAAAGCTTTTataacagaggaggaggaagatgatggCTGGCTAATTATCGACATCCCAG ATAGCTACACCTTAACTTCAAGCAGGGATGATGTGGCAGAAGGCCCAACGGACAGTATTGACTCTAGCCCACTGCCACACTCCCTGGGTGAGCGGATTGGTTGGTCCATTTCCCCCATCCCACCCCAGTCGATGGACGAGAGCTGGTTCGTTACCCCTCCCCCCTGTTTCACTGCAGAGGGTCCTGGCCATGATGCATTGGGAAGCAGTCCACTGGAAGACCTCCTCATCGAGCACCCCAGCATGTCTGTGTACATCACTACTGGCAGCATCGTGGTGGAGGAAGACACCCATGAAATAACCAGAGACAG GTCACCATCCAAAACCAGAGTGGAGCGTCGCACACCTCACCATGCCACCTCAGTTACTGCCAAAGCCGCTATTTTAGAAAAAGTAGGTCAAGTCTCAAGGATCCAACGCGCCAAAGCTGTGGTGGATAGGCGCAAGCTAGGACGTAAAAATCTACAGAGGCAGAATCTGGCGCGGGAGTTCCAGGGTCGCAACACAGTGCGGCACCGCAATTATCTGTGCCAACCGAGACAGCGCCAGTGCTACCACTGA